A single uncultured Methanolobus sp. DNA region contains:
- the rsgA gene encoding ribosome small subunit-dependent GTPase A, translated as MNGKYSNYSNKRSDTSAVSQIPGWNDSLDSAFSVYNGPYIPGRITTQHKTVFNILTEKGEIQASISGAMRKVGKQPVVGDFVVLLDQSDIGSYTIVDILPRTSCLSRGSAGDSGEEQLIAANIDTIFIVTAVGHDLNVRRLERYLTIVYSSGARPVIIINKIDLAEDLPDDELETIQEIRDIADDVPVITLSALTSTDLEKLDSFMNPDETIALVGSSGVGKSTLINVLLGHDIQKTLSVREDDDKGRHTTTVRQLFTLPNGTIFIDNPGIREIQLGDSSDGIDRTFSDIAELAQNCRFKDCTHRNEPHCAVRKAVDDGIISQERFDSYHKLSDELAFQADKAEIGLKGVEKKKWKGVAIARKYVKSKEQ; from the coding sequence ATGAATGGTAAATACAGTAATTACAGTAACAAAAGAAGTGATACTTCAGCTGTAAGTCAAATTCCCGGCTGGAACGACTCACTTGATTCTGCTTTTTCAGTATATAATGGCCCTTATATTCCCGGCAGGATCACAACCCAGCATAAAACCGTCTTCAATATCCTTACTGAAAAAGGCGAGATACAGGCATCAATATCTGGAGCTATGCGTAAGGTCGGCAAGCAGCCTGTTGTCGGGGACTTTGTTGTACTGCTTGACCAGAGTGACATAGGTTCATACACCATCGTGGACATTCTCCCAAGAACATCCTGTCTTTCCAGAGGTTCTGCAGGTGATTCCGGTGAAGAACAGTTGATAGCAGCAAATATTGACACAATCTTTATTGTCACGGCTGTGGGACATGACCTTAACGTGAGAAGGCTTGAAAGATATCTCACCATCGTTTATTCTTCCGGTGCAAGACCTGTTATTATCATTAACAAGATCGATCTTGCCGAAGACCTGCCGGATGATGAACTGGAAACGATACAGGAAATAAGAGATATCGCTGATGATGTTCCGGTGATAACTCTCAGTGCCCTTACAAGTACTGATCTGGAAAAGCTGGACTCTTTCATGAACCCGGATGAAACCATAGCTCTTGTCGGTTCTTCAGGTGTTGGCAAATCCACCCTCATCAATGTTCTTTTAGGCCACGATATCCAGAAGACATTAAGTGTACGTGAAGATGACGATAAAGGAAGACATACCACAACTGTAAGACAGCTTTTTACTCTCCCTAACGGCACGATATTCATCGACAACCCCGGCATCCGTGAGATCCAGCTTGGAGATTCGTCCGATGGCATCGACAGGACATTTTCCGACATTGCCGAACTCGCTCAAAACTGCCGTTTCAAGGATTGTACACATCGCAACGAGCCACACTGTGCTGTCAGGAAAGCAGTGGATGATGGCATCATATCTCAGGAAAGGTTTGACAGCTACCATAAGCTCAGCGATGAACTGGCTTTCCAGGCAGATAAGGCTGAGATTGGGTTGAAGGGAGTTGAGAAGAAAAAGTGGAAAGGGGTGGCTATTGCAAGGAAATATGTCAAGTCTAAGGAACAGTGA
- a CDS encoding phosphate-starvation-inducible PsiE family protein, with product MKTHFNIQTISQKEIFNRITDFVTVVILYILLLALLAGVMSLLWDTKSMFFGSLNGGFGQIVSGVLTIFVLIDLFKTFVDYREHEEIKITYVTDATILIVMREIAVGVYVQRFDYQFILGMSALLLTLGIIRALAVKYPPIKGDHQQ from the coding sequence ATGAAAACTCATTTTAACATACAGACTATAAGTCAGAAGGAAATATTTAACAGGATAACTGACTTCGTAACTGTCGTCATCCTTTATATATTGTTATTGGCCTTGCTTGCAGGAGTAATGAGTTTATTGTGGGATACAAAATCAATGTTTTTTGGATCTCTAAATGGTGGTTTTGGTCAGATTGTATCAGGTGTTCTCACCATTTTTGTTTTAATTGACCTTTTCAAGACGTTTGTTGATTATCGTGAACATGAAGAAATAAAAATTACGTATGTAACAGATGCTACAATTTTAATAGTTATGCGTGAAATAGCAGTAGGAGTGTATGTTCAACGGTTCGATTATCAGTTTATATTGGGTATGTCTGCATTGTTGCTGACGTTAGGTATAATAAGAGCACTAGCTGTAAAGTATCCTCCTATTAAAGGTGATCACCAGCAATAA
- a CDS encoding class I SAM-dependent methyltransferase, with amino-acid sequence MNLTDIIEFTQKPQLYAEGNAVMWTDAHISEQLLNIHLNPDIDLASRRRSSIETTVDWILNSVNMEKMNILDLGCGPGLYCEMMGKRGHNVTGVDFSKNSVGYARKQARSKGLDIKYVNLNYLDLNEENKYDLVMMVFTDFGVLRPHERKMLIRNVHRALKPGGTFIFDVLNDRNLKNKVSERTWEMEECGFWKESPYVILSDSFLYLDEKVILYQHIVMDESDNFNVYRFWTHFFASEDLNLILEPEGFENIRCFDDVLPDIDMWNGENVLFCKAKKLVGKKDA; translated from the coding sequence ATGAATTTAACAGATATTATTGAGTTTACACAGAAACCACAGCTATACGCTGAAGGAAATGCGGTTATGTGGACGGATGCCCACATATCAGAACAGTTGTTGAACATCCATCTGAATCCTGACATAGATCTGGCAAGCCGGAGAAGGTCAAGTATTGAGACTACGGTCGACTGGATACTCAATTCAGTCAACATGGAAAAGATGAACATATTGGATCTCGGTTGCGGACCGGGTCTGTATTGCGAGATGATGGGTAAAAGAGGGCACAATGTCACAGGTGTTGATTTCTCGAAGAATTCAGTCGGGTATGCCAGAAAGCAGGCCAGAAGTAAAGGTCTGGATATCAAATATGTGAACCTGAACTATCTCGACCTCAACGAGGAAAATAAATACGACCTCGTGATGATGGTCTTCACAGACTTTGGCGTCCTGCGACCACATGAAAGAAAGATGCTCATCAGGAATGTCCATAGGGCTTTAAAGCCTGGTGGAACTTTTATTTTTGATGTCCTGAATGACAGGAACCTCAAAAACAAAGTTTCTGAAAGGACATGGGAGATGGAAGAATGCGGTTTCTGGAAAGAGAGTCCATATGTGATACTTTCGGATTCATTTCTGTATCTGGATGAGAAGGTGATACTGTACCAGCACATAGTGATGGATGAATCTGACAATTTCAATGTCTATCGCTTCTGGACACATTTCTTTGCGTCTGAAGATCTGAATCTAATACTGGAGCCGGAAGGTTTTGAGAATATCAGGTGTTTTGATGATGTTTTGCCGGATATTGATATGTGGAACGGGGAAAATGTGCTGTTCTGCAAAGCGAAGAAACTTGTTGGAAAAAAGGATGCCTGA
- a CDS encoding sugar-specific transcriptional regulator TrmB has translation MPTIMENIKQEENTRNTIDDELIAWVLDVDRRMVLTESMKKHTILKASFIAQETNRSVQNISHALKEFKEQGFVMCINPEKSTWKRYTVTDNGRKLLEILDSIRIYPN, from the coding sequence GTGCCAACAATAATGGAAAATATCAAACAGGAAGAAAACACCAGGAACACCATCGATGACGAACTTATCGCATGGGTACTTGACGTTGACAGAAGAATGGTTCTGACAGAATCTATGAAAAAGCACACGATCCTGAAGGCATCTTTCATCGCTCAGGAAACTAACAGATCAGTGCAGAACATCAGCCATGCGCTTAAAGAATTCAAAGAACAGGGATTTGTAATGTGTATCAACCCTGAAAAGTCAACCTGGAAAAGGTATACTGTCACCGATAATGGAAGGAAATTGCTGGAAATACTTGACAGCATCCGCATTTATCCAAACTAA
- a CDS encoding NAD(P)/FAD-dependent oxidoreductase: MDREINILGGGISGLACAIILRKNGHDVNIYEKRKVTGKRFNSDWQGIENWSEETDVLDELRSFGIDLSFDYVPVCELDLHFSDKIRTLTGDNACYLVKRGTAEDCLDTCLLNQAKSLGVNILYDTKPDDDTPIHVVATGPEKGNIFAKGIKFQTKSPDNYHMAFGDDIAKGFYSYLLIKNGEATIATVFGNKDLHNSEDFLNNTIDYFSNYYNPEEVRSGRKFGGFGYFEIRKTLHDENGAMLIGEAGGLQDYLWGFGMRYAFQSANFAARSIMTGESYDDLIRENLYKKLKHSHRNRKLFEILGPLAYPLAYHLFNRSKDPLKLLNVVYR, encoded by the coding sequence ATGGACAGGGAAATAAACATCCTCGGAGGAGGAATCAGCGGGCTTGCTTGTGCCATCATTCTTCGCAAGAACGGACATGATGTCAATATCTATGAGAAAAGGAAAGTCACAGGTAAAAGGTTTAACAGCGACTGGCAGGGAATTGAGAACTGGTCCGAAGAAACTGATGTGCTTGATGAACTAAGGTCGTTTGGAATTGACCTTTCCTTTGATTATGTCCCGGTCTGCGAACTCGACCTTCACTTTTCGGATAAGATACGCACCCTCACAGGAGATAATGCCTGTTATCTTGTAAAACGAGGCACTGCAGAAGACTGTCTTGACACATGCCTTTTGAACCAGGCAAAGAGTCTTGGAGTTAACATCCTCTATGATACAAAACCTGACGATGACACACCTATTCATGTGGTTGCAACCGGTCCTGAAAAAGGCAACATCTTTGCAAAAGGTATCAAGTTCCAGACAAAGAGTCCTGATAATTACCATATGGCATTTGGCGACGACATCGCAAAAGGTTTCTACTCATATCTGCTCATCAAGAACGGTGAAGCTACCATAGCAACGGTCTTTGGCAATAAGGATCTGCATAATTCAGAGGATTTCCTGAACAACACCATTGACTATTTTTCTAATTATTACAACCCTGAAGAAGTGAGATCCGGCAGGAAGTTCGGAGGTTTCGGATATTTCGAGATCAGAAAAACCCTCCACGATGAAAACGGTGCAATGCTCATAGGAGAAGCAGGCGGCCTTCAGGATTATCTCTGGGGATTTGGCATGAGATATGCCTTCCAGAGTGCAAACTTCGCTGCAAGAAGTATCATGACCGGAGAGTCCTATGATGATCTGATAAGAGAGAATCTGTATAAGAAGCTCAAGCATTCACATAGGAACAGGAAGCTCTTTGAGATACTGGGACCACTGGCATATCCACTGGCATATCATCTGTTTAACAGGAGCAAGGATCCGCTGAAACTGTTGAATGTTGTTTACAGATAG
- a CDS encoding TRAM domain-containing protein, which yields MQSNAPVEAGESYEVTIEDIAREGDGIARVSGFVVFVPETKVGDEVTIKVTKVLSKFAFGEVAE from the coding sequence ATGCAGTCAAATGCTCCAGTAGAAGCTGGAGAAAGCTATGAAGTAACTATTGAAGATATTGCAAGAGAAGGCGACGGAATCGCAAGAGTAAGTGGATTTGTTGTTTTTGTACCAGAAACAAAAGTCGGTGATGAAGTTACAATTAAAGTGACTAAAGTACTGAGCAAGTTCGCATTTGGCGAAGTTGCTGAGTAA
- a CDS encoding MFS transporter, with translation MEGISTERSVKNKKQNLKNDQRYETLKLIVILSASMLTIMGAAAIAPALPEMLEFFADVPDAGLLISMIVTLPALGIIISSPFIGILADKYSRKNMLIIALAIFAIVGATGAVLNSLYLILAFRVLLGVGIAGMTICATALLADNYSGAELKKKIGLQSACMGFGAVVLEIAGGALADISWHAPFYIYLIALLIIPGAFVSIKDMKKSGSGNQKGHKHVHADISGKQKTLPIKSIALIYVATFTLMVLFFSVPTKLPFVLDEKGITSALMIGALISIPGLFGTVGALGQIKVSGYLNEMKTNLFFFIMLGAGIFILSIAPDMTSLIAGLIITGIAFGIINATNLSWLGRIAPEDSRGKIFSGFTTVLFLGQLVSPIIIQPILKTGTLYDAYAFLGIGGIALGLVFGVVNVMGVVEQTPVIPEHPVGIGVKE, from the coding sequence ATGGAAGGAATTTCCACTGAAAGATCAGTAAAAAATAAAAAACAGAATTTGAAAAATGACCAGCGTTATGAGACACTAAAGCTCATAGTCATCCTCAGCGCATCCATGCTGACCATCATGGGTGCGGCTGCAATCGCACCGGCACTCCCGGAGATGCTGGAATTCTTTGCTGACGTACCAGATGCAGGTCTGCTGATATCCATGATAGTCACCCTTCCTGCTCTTGGAATTATCATCAGTTCACCATTCATCGGTATCCTTGCTGACAAATACAGCAGGAAGAACATGCTCATTATAGCCCTCGCTATTTTTGCGATAGTAGGAGCCACTGGCGCTGTTCTTAATTCACTCTACCTCATACTCGCTTTCAGAGTATTACTTGGGGTCGGTATCGCAGGAATGACAATCTGTGCAACAGCTCTTCTTGCAGACAACTATTCCGGTGCCGAGCTTAAGAAAAAGATAGGTCTGCAATCCGCATGCATGGGTTTTGGAGCCGTGGTGCTTGAAATTGCAGGCGGCGCCCTTGCAGATATAAGCTGGCATGCTCCATTTTACATATACCTCATTGCACTTCTCATAATCCCCGGAGCCTTTGTTTCTATCAAGGACATGAAAAAAAGTGGTTCTGGAAATCAAAAAGGACACAAGCACGTGCATGCCGATATTTCCGGAAAACAGAAAACGCTCCCGATTAAAAGTATTGCTCTTATCTATGTCGCTACATTCACGCTCATGGTACTCTTTTTCTCAGTACCGACAAAACTTCCGTTCGTACTGGATGAGAAAGGCATTACTTCTGCACTTATGATAGGTGCTCTAATATCTATTCCCGGACTTTTCGGTACGGTCGGAGCACTTGGACAGATAAAAGTATCAGGATACCTTAATGAGATGAAGACAAATCTGTTCTTCTTCATCATGCTTGGAGCAGGCATCTTCATCCTTTCCATTGCACCTGATATGACATCACTCATAGCAGGACTTATAATAACCGGAATCGCATTCGGAATAATCAATGCCACAAACCTTAGCTGGCTTGGAAGGATAGCACCGGAAGACTCACGAGGGAAAATATTCTCAGGATTTACCACCGTACTTTTCCTCGGACAGCTCGTAAGCCCCATCATCATCCAGCCAATCCTGAAAACCGGAACACTCTACGATGCATATGCTTTCCTTGGGATTGGAGGTATAGCTCTTGGACTTGTATTTGGAGTTGTCAACGTCATGGGAGTTGTCGAGCAAACGCCTGTGATCCCTGAGCACCCGGTGGGAATCGGAGTAAAAGAGTAA
- a CDS encoding MBL fold metallo-hydrolase: MNGKFFKHLDPIKMGLMTEQSQSYNIIPIPMGKSNAYLVSSSSLVLLIDTGCSKNLDPLEQALILNKHQFTDIDYIIVTHSHYDHVGHLAEIKEKSGAKIIAHIDAVDNLKKGHTSFPKGTMLPFKLISNTGNRLFSSGGRFTPVEPDIVIEDDYDLSTPELAINIIHTPGHTSGSICVIINNESAIVGDTLFNVIPGTVYPPFANNEDELIISWERLLTTGCSIFYPGHGKPFLREKFRKCFEKRKK, encoded by the coding sequence ATGAATGGAAAATTCTTTAAGCACCTTGACCCAATAAAAATGGGGTTAATGACCGAACAAAGTCAAAGTTACAATATAATCCCAATACCAATGGGAAAATCCAATGCTTATCTGGTATCAAGTTCCAGCTTAGTTCTTCTCATCGATACCGGCTGTTCCAAAAACCTGGATCCTTTAGAGCAGGCGTTAATCCTAAACAAGCACCAGTTTACTGATATTGATTATATCATAGTGACCCATTCCCATTACGACCATGTGGGACACCTTGCCGAAATTAAAGAGAAAAGTGGTGCAAAGATTATAGCTCACATAGATGCAGTTGATAATCTCAAAAAAGGGCACACATCTTTTCCAAAAGGAACAATGCTTCCATTTAAGTTAATCAGTAATACCGGAAACCGGTTATTTTCCAGTGGCGGCAGATTTACTCCTGTTGAACCGGACATTGTGATCGAAGATGACTATGACCTTTCAACACCCGAACTGGCGATCAATATCATTCACACCCCGGGTCATACTTCCGGTTCCATTTGCGTGATAATCAACAATGAATCTGCTATCGTTGGTGACACGCTTTTCAATGTGATTCCGGGAACAGTTTATCCGCCTTTTGCCAATAACGAAGATGAACTTATCATAAGCTGGGAAAGACTTCTGACCACAGGATGCAGTATATTTTATCCAGGACATGGAAAGCCATTTTTGCGTGAGAAGTTCAGGAAATGTTTTGAAAAAAGGAAAAAGTAA
- a CDS encoding ATP-binding protein — MSKLARSVGTRDHGTEAPVEYDIPQAVVAEGIVNAIAHRDYTSNASVQVMLFADRLEIWNPGGLPPSLSLESLRKPHASHPANPLIAEPLFLAKYIEKAGTGTLDMIQLCRKHELMEPEFRLEDGFFVLLLRRKNKANEVTPEVTPEVTPEVTPEVTPEVLLINTIVGEMTRKELQDALSLKDDEHFRKHYLLPALESGIIEMTIPNKPTSRMQKYRLTEKGQILKVKNKK, encoded by the coding sequence ATGTCCAAACTTGCACGTTCCGTAGGCACAAGAGATCATGGAACGGAAGCTCCAGTGGAATATGATATTCCACAGGCGGTTGTAGCTGAAGGAATTGTCAATGCAATTGCCCATAGGGACTATACAAGCAATGCCAGTGTTCAGGTTATGCTTTTTGCCGACCGCCTTGAAATATGGAATCCCGGAGGATTACCACCATCACTATCTCTGGAAAGCCTGCGCAAACCGCATGCATCTCACCCTGCCAATCCTCTTATTGCTGAACCACTGTTTCTGGCAAAATATATCGAAAAAGCAGGAACTGGCACCTTAGACATGATTCAGCTTTGCAGAAAGCATGAACTGATGGAACCGGAATTCAGATTGGAAGATGGTTTTTTCGTGCTTTTACTTCGCAGAAAAAATAAAGCTAACGAAGTCACCCCGGAAGTCACCCCGGAAGTCACCCCGGAAGTCACCCCGGAAGTCACCCCGGAAGTTCTCTTAATTAATACCATTGTTGGTGAAATGACTAGAAAAGAACTTCAGGATGCTCTAAGCTTAAAAGATGATGAACACTTTAGAAAACACTATCTTTTGCCTGCACTGGAATCTGGAATAATCGAAATGACCATCCCGAATAAACCCACAAGCCGCATGCAAAAATACAGGCTTACAGAAAAAGGTCAGATATTGAAAGTAAAAAATAAGAAATAG
- a CDS encoding MarR family transcriptional regulator, producing the protein MKYTPLGAYISMAYRSHFVRINNQMKELGLSSGQFHVLMVLADQQGITQDFLAGSLLIDKGTVARAVNILEKNGIVRRITDENNRRAVLVYLTEKGEELVPEVEKIDRQWEEAVLVDFTEDEKKQAKALLRKIAENSYANAYEKGDRKWKEFPLKDQ; encoded by the coding sequence ATGAAATACACACCACTTGGGGCATACATCTCAATGGCCTATCGCAGTCATTTTGTGAGAATTAATAACCAGATGAAAGAACTGGGACTCTCATCAGGCCAGTTCCATGTACTCATGGTACTTGCTGATCAGCAGGGTATTACACAGGACTTCCTTGCAGGCTCACTGCTCATTGACAAAGGAACAGTTGCCAGAGCAGTGAACATTCTTGAGAAAAACGGGATTGTCAGACGTATCACGGATGAAAATAACCGCAGAGCTGTGCTTGTTTATCTTACCGAGAAAGGCGAAGAACTTGTTCCTGAGGTAGAAAAAATAGACAGGCAGTGGGAAGAGGCTGTATTAGTTGATTTTACAGAAGATGAGAAAAAACAGGCAAAAGCACTGCTTCGCAAAATAGCGGAGAACAGCTATGCAAATGCTTACGAAAAAGGTGACAGAAAATGGAAGGAATTTCCACTGAAAGATCAGTAA
- a CDS encoding DUF5714 domain-containing protein, with translation MLFTDSHPEQRIRMCVLLEATPLTPEERAHANWATACTLKCIADAGGARCCKKATRISLEEGVKYLSDMFDLNWHEKADFYIKCEYTQYNRECDESCRHRSDL, from the coding sequence ATGTTGTTTACAGATAGTCATCCAGAACAAAGGATAAGAATGTGCGTGCTGCTTGAAGCCACTCCCCTTACGCCAGAAGAGAGAGCACATGCCAACTGGGCCACGGCATGTACCCTGAAATGCATAGCCGATGCTGGAGGAGCCAGATGCTGCAAGAAAGCAACCCGCATCTCCCTGGAAGAGGGAGTGAAATACCTGTCTGATATGTTCGACCTCAACTGGCATGAAAAAGCAGACTTCTATATAAAATGTGAATATACACAGTATAACCGGGAATGCGATGAGAGTTGCAGGCATCGGAGCGATCTGTGA